One window of the Deltaproteobacteria bacterium genome contains the following:
- a CDS encoding cysteine hydrolase yields the protein MNVNDFNLKKTALLFFDILNGYVPEPAPGKPRVLKPWIQNAVKLSKAGRAAGLPVFFAKGNHRPDNATSALLLTDTNNSLAPWPNGEVTKTKMHVIAGDKSSDVLADLEPKADDYYIVKYRWSAFFQTYLDLALRTRGIDTIIISGGSTDVGVTSTMYAARDLDYNQIVVSDACGTSHDQRAHDTLMEIIFPRMARVRTTEQVIEMIVKAGK from the coding sequence ATGAACGTCAACGATTTCAACTTGAAAAAAACCGCGCTGCTGTTTTTCGATATTCTCAACGGCTATGTGCCGGAGCCGGCGCCAGGCAAGCCGCGAGTATTGAAGCCGTGGATTCAAAACGCCGTCAAGCTCAGTAAAGCCGGGCGCGCCGCCGGCTTGCCGGTATTTTTCGCCAAGGGTAATCACCGTCCGGACAACGCCACCAGCGCGCTGCTGCTCACCGACACCAACAACTCGCTCGCGCCTTGGCCCAACGGCGAAGTGACGAAAACTAAGATGCACGTCATCGCCGGTGACAAAAGCTCCGACGTGCTCGCCGACTTGGAACCGAAGGCCGACGACTACTACATCGTCAAATATCGCTGGAGCGCGTTCTTTCAAACCTATCTCGATCTGGCGCTGCGCACTCGCGGCATCGACACGATCATCATCTCCGGCGGCTCGACGGATGTCGGCGTGACCTCGACCATGTACGCCGCCCGCGACTTGGATTATAACCAGATCGTCGTCAGCGACGCCTGCGGCACCTCCCACGACCAACGCGCCCACGACACCCTGATGGAAATAATTTTTCCGCGCATGGCCCGCGTGCGCACGACCGAGCAGGTGATCGAGATGATTGTGAAGGCTGGCAAATAG